A single Macrobrachium nipponense isolate FS-2020 chromosome 5, ASM1510439v2, whole genome shotgun sequence DNA region contains:
- the LOC135215873 gene encoding proline-rich proteoglycan 2-like: MASPARPSRDAWWAPHTHLGTCVKPHPPVPRCVAGPTHPSRDAWGVPPARPGTCDGPPPPVPGHVTGTARPSRDKWQLPPACPGTRGRPCLPVPGCMANPVRPSLDEWWASPTHPGTLGGPCQPVLGHLAGLTRTPDPGHVAGLAHLSPDTWRALPAGPGTRFGPCPPVPGRVASPARPSRDAWQTPPSHPRTQGGPRTPIPGHVSSPVHPSRNAWRALPTRLWMRGRACPPIPGRVADPTYPSRYAWRAPPAHPLTRGGDRPPVPS, from the coding sequence atggcgagccctgcccgcccgtcccgggacgcatgGTGGGCCCCGCACACCCATCTCGGGACATGTGTCAAGCCCCATCCGCCCGTCCCGAGATGTGTGGCGGGCCCCACTCACCCCTCCCGGGATGCATGGGGGGTaccgcctgcccgtcccgggacatgtgacgggcctcccccgcccgtcccaggacatgtgACGGgcaccgcccgcccgtcccgggacaagtggcagttaccgcccgcctgtcccgggacacgtggcaggccttgCTTGCCCGTCCCGGGATGCATGGCAAACCCTGTCCGCCCATCCCTGGACGAGTGGTGGGCCtcacccacccatcccgggacacttGGCGGGCCATGCCAGCCCGTCTTGGGACACTTGGCGGGCCTCACCCGAACGCCTGATCCAGGAcatgtggcgggcctcgcccacctgtccccggacacgtggcgggccttgcccgccggTCCCGGCACACGTttcgggccttgcccgcccgtcccaggacgcgtggcgagccccgcccgcccgtcccgggatgcaTGGCAGACCCCACCCTCCCATCCCAGGACGCAAGGTGGGCCCCGCACACCCATCCCTGGACATGTGTCGAGCCCCGTCCACCCGTCCCGGAATGCGTGGCGGGCCCTACCCACCCGTCTCTGGATGCGTGGCAgggcctgcccgcccatcccaggacgcgTGGCAGACCCCACCTACCCGTCCCGGTACGCGTGGCGAGCCCCGCCCGCCCATCCCTTGACACGTGGCGGGGACCGCCCGCCTGTCCCATCATAG
- the LOC135215874 gene encoding uncharacterized protein LOC135215874: MPLTPSSSPGSSQNPFSSLGASLNPFSPPGASQNPFSSPGASLNTFSTPGASQNPFSPPGASQNSFSSPGASQNPFSSPGDSQNPFSPPGDSQNLFSSPGASLNPFSSPGDSQNPFSSPGASLNTFSTPGASQNPFTPPGASQNSFSPPGAF, translated from the coding sequence atgccactcaCTCCTTCCAGTTCTCCTGGGTCTTCtcagaatcctttcagttctcttggggcttctctgaatcctttcagtcctcctggggcttctcagaatcctttcagttctcctggggcttctttgAATACTTTCAGTACTCCTGGGGCTTCTCAGAATCCTTTCAGTCCTCCTGGGGCGTCTCAGaattctttcagttctcctggggcttctcagaatcctttcagttctcctggggatTCTCAGAATCCTTTCAGTCCTCCTGGGGATTCTCAGAatcttttcagttctcctggggcttctctgaatcctttcagttctcctggggattctcagaatcctttcagttctcctggggcttctttgAATACTTTCAGTACTCCTGGGGCTTCTCAGAATCCTTTCACTCCTCCTGGGGCTTCTCAGAATTCTTTCAGTCCTCCTGGGGCTTTTTAG